TTCATTTGGAAACGCGACACGGCTTTTGCATCCCTGCTGGTGCCGGAGTTCCGGTCGGACCGGGATAACCTGGCGGGCATGCTCGTGGATGTCAGGACCAACGACCGATGGACTCTTCGGGGAAGTTTCTCGCAGAGAAAAGAAGTGTTTGACCTGACGATCGCTCCGGCACAGCAGCAAAAGCGGCTGCCTCTGTCGATCCTCGGCTGGAACCTGACCGCAGGATTTGATACGCTCCACCTGGCCTTGTATGAATCCGATTTCAGTAAACGGACCCTGAAGTTAAAGGGGCATGTTTCGACGGAAGGCTTTTTCCTCCATCACGCCAGGATCTCTGACGATACGATCCGGGTTGAACACGCCCGCTTCGACGGACTGGCATCGGTGAAGGGCTCTACATTCGAATTGGATTCTTCTTCCTCGGCTGAATTGAATCGGATCGTCGTTCGCCTAACTGCCGCTTTTGAAAAATCGCAGAACTGGAAAGCGAGCCTGCGTTTGAAAACGCTTCCGCTCGAAGGCAGTGACTTCTTCCGTTCCCTTCCGGAAGGCATCTTCGAGACCGTGCGGGATATCAAGGCGGACGGGACACTCTCGTTTCATCTGGATATCGGCGTGGACCGTGCCGTTCCGGATTCGGTCAGGTTCGATTGCGGGTTGGACCGCGACAGGTTCCGTATCCGCTCCTATGGTTCCAGTGGCTTGGGTCGTATGAATGGGGAATTCATACACGCGGTATATGAATACGACCGCTTCGTCCGTTCCTTTCCGGTTGGCCCGTCCAATCCTGCCTTCACTCCGCTGGATCAGATATCGCCCTACTTCCGGAACGCTGTACTGACCTCGGAAGACGGGAGTTTCTTCTATCATTCTGGATTCAACGAAGATGCTTTTCGTAAATCGATAGCCACGAACCTGAAGCAAGGTCGTTTCGCCCGCGGCGGCAGCACCATTTCCATGCAATTGATCAAGAACGTCTTCCTCACACGTAAGAAGACCGTCGCGCGTAAGGCGGAGGAAGCGCTCATCGTCTGGCTGATCGAGCGAAATCGGATTACTTCGAAAGACCGTATGTTCGAGGTCTACCTCAATATCATTGAACTTGGTCCGAATGTATATGGAATCGGGGAGGCGGCTCCTTTTTATTTTTCAAAACGCCCAGCAGACCTGTCCCTTAATGAAAGCATCTTTCTCGCAGGACTTCTGCCGCGCCCGAAGGCTTTCCGTTATTCTTTTGACTCCACCGGGGTTTTGAAACCCTACCTGGCAGGCTATTACCGCATCGTTTCGAATTACATGCTCAGGAAAAACCTGATCACCCAACAGGAATTCGATGCCCTCGTCCCCAATGTAATCCTCACCGGACCCGCCCGCGATGCGGTCGTCCCCATCGACACACTCCAGATCGAAGAGCAAGAGGAGCTGCCGTTTGAAAATGGTGAAGTCGGAAATGAATAATGGAAGACGGGAAACGGAAACTGAAAACTGGTAACTAGAAACTAGTAACTAGTAACTAGTAACTAGTAACTAGAAACTAGAAACTGGTAACTGGAAATTAAAAACCAGAGATCGAGTACTAACCAATTACTAATTACTAATTACTAATTACTAGTTACTAGTTACTAATTACTAATTACCAGTCACCTGTCTCAACTTTCTCACTTCACCCTTTTCACCTCCACCACCCAGTCCCACGGATAGGGGGCGCGCAGGGAAGCGGGAGGTTCCGCGAATTCCGTTGACCAGGGGTATTCCAACTTGTCGAGGGATTCAATGCGGGTAGCGCCCCGGTCGAAGAGCGCGAAAAGCTCGGTGAGTTGATAGTGTTTGGTCGGGTTACCATCAATGGAAATAATGCCGTGTTGAACGGCTTTCAGATCGAGTCCGTTCAGGAGCTTCCGGTCTTCCTTCGGGATCCGGTATGCAGGTTTACCTTCCGCCTCGTACAACTTCATCAGGGTCCATTTGGATAGCCCTGCGGACTCGACCGATGGTACCACGATCACCGCGGTTCCGTTTTTCTTGAGGCCTTTCGTTACGTTTTCGAGAATCCGGTAGTTGCGTTCGGGTTGATCACCGATGGCGACGTTGGCACAGAACGCGAAATCAGCAGGAGGGAGGCCGGTGTTTTTTACGGCAAGGTCGGCTTGTTGATACGTGACATTCAAAGCCGGGTAAAGACAAGCGATGGCCAGCAACTCGGTGGAAATATCCACTGCCAGTACGTGGCGGAAGTTAGGAGCCAGCAAGGGAAGCGCCCTGCCAATGCCGCAGCCGAAGTCGATGGCGTCCTTTCTTTTGCCGGCATGCTTTTCGACCAGTTTTTTCAACCGGCCAAATTTGTCGCTTGCAAAGACACTGAATATCTCATCGGCGTAACTGCCGCCGATCTTATCCCAGAATTTTTTTTCGCTCATACGTCCAGTACTTGGGCTCAATGTATCCAAAAGATCAGGATTCCCGACCGCTCGGCCGCAGTGTTTATCTCGATGACTGAACTATTCTGTGTTCGGTTAACGGATCTGCAGTTGGGAGCGAACGATTTCGAATCAATAGCGGTTCCTGAAAATTCAATTGACGGAAACACCGATCAGATGTCCGATGCCGTAGGTCACTGCGGCTGCAGCCAGTCCGAAGATCACCTGCCGCATTCCGGAAAACCATACGGAACGGCCGGTGAAAAGTGTGATGGCTGCACCGATGAGGAAAAGTCCGGCCGCACTGAAGGCGACGCTCAGCAGGACCGAACGCGTACCGGTGAAAAAGAAAAAGGGTAACACCGGAATGATGGCGCCGATGGCAAAGAGCAGGAAGGAACTGAGAGCAGCTTCCATCGCCGAACCTTTCAGTTCCTCCGCGTTGATCCCCAATTCTTCCTTGACCAGCACCTCGTGCGCGTGCGCCGTATCCTGCATCGTTTTTTCCGCCATGGCGCGGGCCTGTTCGTCCGGGATTCCTTTGGCCATGTAGATCAATGCCAGTTCTTTCTTTTCGCCTTCCGGGTTAGCCTGGATCTCTTCCATTTCCAACGCCATCTGTTGTTCGTAGAGTTCCTGCGAGCTCTTCACGGAGATCCATTCGCCCAATGACATCGACAACGCGCCTGCCAATAGTCCGGCAAGTCCGGTAACCAGGACTGTATGCTCGTTCGCGCTGGCACCGGCTATGCCCATGACCAGGCTGAAGTTGGAAACAAGACCATCGTTGCCACCGAGTACGGCTGCCCGTATCGCGTTTCCTCCGACCGTCCGGTGACGCTTCTCAAACCGTGTAAGTTGCGTGCCGCTGACCCGTTCCTCTTTTTCAAGGATGGAGCGCAGGATGCGTACGTGATTGGCTTCGTTGCCGGTGACCGGTTCATTCAATTGTTGCTTGGTACGAACGATCGCGTTCGAGATGCTTTTTTCCGTGTCCATCAAGGCGCCCAGTACCGTGTCGTAACCGAAGATCCGACCGATGCGGTCCAGTACTTTGGCTCGCCACGAAGGGCGGGGCAGTGCGGTCGCGGGCATACCCGCTTTCTGCGCGAAAGCGGCGGCGTGTCCCTGTTCGATCTCACTCATCTGGCGGAAGATGCGTGAAATGACGGGGTCTTTCTCGTGATCAGCCAGACGTCCGTACAGGAACGCGGCATCGATCTCGGTCTGAATGGAAGATTCGGCCATAGGAATAGTTCGTGCTCAGGCAACCGGGCCCGGAAACGAAGTTAAGCAATCAGCCGGTATGCTTAGGCTAGGGAGTTCAACTGCTCGATCTTTCCTTGCAGTACCCGGAACGTCTCGTTGTCCGAATAGCAATTGCGCAGTTGAATGAGGTATTCCTGTGCCTGTTTCAGGAAAAAACTACGGACACGGTTGAACTCGTCAGTATTGGTTTCTCCGCTGTCGATGGCCATCTGTCGCAAGTCATCACCGATCTCGCACAGGAAGATCCGGCAACTCAGGTCCAGCAGGGTGTAAAAGAAAAGCACTTCTTCCAAGTCATACGAGATGACTTCGCCGATCTCATATTGCCAGGTATGTACCTCGAAGTCCTCCAGCCGTGTATCCTCGAACATCTCCAGTCGCATCGCTTCGCGGATGAGGTCGTAATTCGGATGCAGGAGAATGAACTTGCCTGCGGCGATCGTGATGTTCACGAGCTGCTTGAATTCCCGGGTTACGGGAATATTCAAACGGTTGCCGTACAGGACGAAGGGTTGCATGATGCTCTTATTACAAAAATACGGCACAATTGGTTACTATCATCCTTTTCGGAAGACCTCCTTCTGCGAGTATTTTCTTACAGCAGTTGCTTACTTTTACCCCCTGATTTTTCACCCGAATTCGCATGCTTGGACTGAAACTTCCGACGGATCCGCGCTGGGTCAATATCGTGGAAACCAATATCAGTGAAATTCTTACTGACCACGCGTATTGTGAGCAGAAAGCGGCTACCAATGCCATCAATATGGTCATCCAGTTTCCGGAATATCCCGACCTGGTGGATGCCATGCTGGCGCTTGCCCAAGAAGAGCTGCAGCATTTCCGGCAGGTCCACGACAGGATCCAGGCGCGTGGTTTTTCGCTTGGGCGGGAGCGGAAAGACGATTATGTGTGGGAGCTCAACCAGTTTATACGGAAAGGACGGGAGCGTCACATCGTTTTGGTCGACCGTCTACTCTTCGCCGCAATGGTCGAAGCCAGAAGCTGTGAGCGATTCCGGATCCTGTCGGAGCATATTTCTGACCCGGATCTGCGAGCGTTTTATCGGGATCTCATGATCTCCGAAGCCAACCACTATACCTTGTTCATCGGATTCGCCCGGCAGTATGGGCAAGGGGAAGATGTGGATAAGCGCTGGCAGGATTTTCTGGACTACGAAGCGCAATTGATCGCCAAATACGGGAAGAAGGAAACCATGCACGGCTGATCAGCGTGTCGAATCACTGCTGCAGTACGTTCGCTCCTTCGTACTTGATAATGGCCTCCCGCCACGAAGCCGATACTTCAATGGATCGATGTGCCCGGTAGTCGAACGCTACCATGACCGTACAGGCATCCGCTTTCAGGATTTCTTTCCCGTCTTTGAATACGACTAATTGATACTCGAGATCGAAACTTTTCTTGCCCAGCCTTGAACAGCGTGTGTACACGAAGAGCTCTTCCTTGAACAGGATCGGCTGGATGTAATCCACTTCAGCCCGCGCCAGGATGATGCCTTCCTTGGACCAGTCGTAACCCCATTCTACCACCTCGTCGAAGTACTTGACACGAGCCATCTCAATATAGGTCAGGAATCGAGCATTGTTCACATGTCCGAAAGCATCCACATCCGCGAACCGGATCTCGATGGGGGTTTTGTGTTTGAAAATTGACATAGGGGGACGGGTTTACTTCCTTCGATTAAGCTCCTGCGGGCAGGTGGCCAGGTTTCGAGTTTCGAGTTTCCGGTTAATCGTTGTAAATCACCAATCACCAATCACCAATCACCAATCACCAATCACCAATCACGAATCTCCAATCTCCCTACCCATCAAACTTTCCCGTAACCACATCCAGTTTTTCAAACTCCGAATTGGCGGAGACATATTCCGGCACCATTTGTTTCATCTTTCGGACAATGGCATCGTTGCGTTGGGTGGAGAAGAGCGATACGAGTTCTTCAATATCGGATTGAATGACCTTGAAATCGTAAGGTCTCACTTTTGCAACCAGGATCTTCTCGTGGTGAGTCGGAAGCGAAGTTTCTTTGTCGGCGAGTAGTTCTTCCTGCAATTTTTCTCCCGGACGAAGTCCCGTGATCTCGATCCGGATGTCCTTGTCCAGCGTCAATCCTGCCAGTCGGATCATTTTTTTAGCAAGGTCATAGATGCGGACACTCGTTCCCATGTCGAACAGGTAGATCTCTCCGCCTTTCCCCATGGACGCCGCTTCCAGAACCAGCTGGCAGGCTTCCGGAATCGTCATGAAGTAGCGCGTGATGTCCGGATGGGTAACCGTTACCGGTCCGCCGGATTCGATCTGTTTACGGAAGCGTGGAATTACAGAGCCGTTCGAATCGAGTACGTTTCCGAAGCGGGTCGTGATGAATCGGGTCGCAGAGACCGTACCCAACGACTGACAATAGATCTCCGCGATGCGTTTGGTCGCACCCATGATGTTCGTCGGGTTGACCGCTTTATCGGTTGAGATCAGGACGAATTTTTCTACACCGAACTCGTGAGCAAGGTCAGCCGTGACGCGTGTGCCGTGTACGTTGGTCAGGATGGCTTCCGAAGGGTTGTGCTCCATGACCGGTACGTGCTTGTACGCTGCCGCATGGAACACCACCTGCGGATGAAAGGCTTCGAAGACGCGACGCATCCGGTCGATTTGTCGGACATCGGCGATCACGGTTTCAAACTGCCGGAACTTGTAGCGTTCCTGCAATTCCAGTTCCAGATCGTATAAGGCGGACTCTGCCTGGTCGAGTACGATTACCTTTTTCGGATTGAACGGTAACAATTGTCGAACGACTTCGCTGCCGATCGATCCTGCGCCCCCGGTCACCAGAATGACACGACCTTCGAGTTGACGACGGATCTCCTCGGTATCGAGTCGAATGGGTGGGCGCTCGAGCAGGTCCTCGATCCGGATGTTCCGGATCTGGTTGAAGCTGAGCTGGCCGTTGATCCAGGTCGTGACCGGCGGAACATTGAGTACGTTGACACCGAAGGCGAGGCACTTTTCCACGAGCGCCTGCTTGGCGGGAGCCGGTACGTTCTGGATGCTCAGGATCAGGTGGTCGATGACGTTCGCGTGGAGCAATTCTTCCAACTCGGTATCGGCGCGGTAGATCCGAATGCCTTCCAGCGTCTTGCCCGCCTTAGCCGGATTATCATCCACAAAGGCGATGACCTTGTATCGGCTACCTGCGTCGCGGTCGAGGGTGCGCTTGGTGATCACGCCCGATTCACCGGCGCCGTAGATGATGACTTTCTTTCGTTCGCCGGAAGGATTGCGTACTTCCATGTAAACGGTCTTCACCAGTATCCTGAATGCGGTCATCGAGAAAACGGTTGCGAAGTACTCGATGATGACGATGGAATAGGGGACGAGGTAAAAGCCGATGCTGTGATACGACAGGATGTTCGCCACCGCCAGTGCGACGGAACCGGCCGTAATGGTGTAGAAGATCCTTTGCGCGTCCTTGTTGCTCGTATACCGGATGATGCCCTGGTAGACGCGCGATATCAGAAAGCTGATGATCCGAACGCCCAGCACGGTCGGCACGGCATATTTCCATAGGGCGATCTCGTT
This genomic stretch from Bacteroidota bacterium harbors:
- a CDS encoding polysaccharide biosynthesis protein, translated to MRFRLSTRNTPRWIIFLIDTSICFLSLMLAYQVRFNFRVPENEIALWKYAVPTVLGVRIISFLISRVYQGIIRYTSNKDAQRIFYTITAGSVALAVANILSYHSIGFYLVPYSIVIIEYFATVFSMTAFRILVKTVYMEVRNPSGERKKVIIYGAGESGVITKRTLDRDAGSRYKVIAFVDDNPAKAGKTLEGIRIYRADTELEELLHANVIDHLILSIQNVPAPAKQALVEKCLAFGVNVLNVPPVTTWINGQLSFNQIRNIRIEDLLERPPIRLDTEEIRRQLEGRVILVTGGAGSIGSEVVRQLLPFNPKKVIVLDQAESALYDLELELQERYKFRQFETVIADVRQIDRMRRVFEAFHPQVVFHAAAYKHVPVMEHNPSEAILTNVHGTRVTADLAHEFGVEKFVLISTDKAVNPTNIMGATKRIAEIYCQSLGTVSATRFITTRFGNVLDSNGSVIPRFRKQIESGGPVTVTHPDITRYFMTIPEACQLVLEAASMGKGGEIYLFDMGTSVRIYDLAKKMIRLAGLTLDKDIRIEITGLRPGEKLQEELLADKETSLPTHHEKILVAKVRPYDFKVIQSDIEELVSLFSTQRNDAIVRKMKQMVPEYVSANSEFEKLDVVTGKFDG
- a CDS encoding class I SAM-dependent methyltransferase — protein: MSEKKFWDKIGGSYADEIFSVFASDKFGRLKKLVEKHAGKRKDAIDFGCGIGRALPLLAPNFRHVLAVDISTELLAIACLYPALNVTYQQADLAVKNTGLPPADFAFCANVAIGDQPERNYRILENVTKGLKKNGTAVIVVPSVESAGLSKWTLMKLYEAEGKPAYRIPKEDRKLLNGLDLKAVQHGIISIDGNPTKHYQLTELFALFDRGATRIESLDKLEYPWSTEFAEPPASLRAPYPWDWVVEVKRVK
- a CDS encoding tRNA-(ms[2]io[6]A)-hydroxylase, translated to MLGLKLPTDPRWVNIVETNISEILTDHAYCEQKAATNAINMVIQFPEYPDLVDAMLALAQEELQHFRQVHDRIQARGFSLGRERKDDYVWELNQFIRKGRERHIVLVDRLLFAAMVEARSCERFRILSEHISDPDLRAFYRDLMISEANHYTLFIGFARQYGQGEDVDKRWQDFLDYEAQLIAKYGKKETMHG
- a CDS encoding VIT1/CCC1 transporter family protein; translated protein: MAESSIQTEIDAAFLYGRLADHEKDPVISRIFRQMSEIEQGHAAAFAQKAGMPATALPRPSWRAKVLDRIGRIFGYDTVLGALMDTEKSISNAIVRTKQQLNEPVTGNEANHVRILRSILEKEERVSGTQLTRFEKRHRTVGGNAIRAAVLGGNDGLVSNFSLVMGIAGASANEHTVLVTGLAGLLAGALSMSLGEWISVKSSQELYEQQMALEMEEIQANPEGEKKELALIYMAKGIPDEQARAMAEKTMQDTAHAHEVLVKEELGINAEELKGSAMEAALSSFLLFAIGAIIPVLPFFFFTGTRSVLLSVAFSAAGLFLIGAAITLFTGRSVWFSGMRQVIFGLAAAAVTYGIGHLIGVSVN
- a CDS encoding acyl-CoA thioesterase, translating into MSIFKHKTPIEIRFADVDAFGHVNNARFLTYIEMARVKYFDEVVEWGYDWSKEGIILARAEVDYIQPILFKEELFVYTRCSRLGKKSFDLEYQLVVFKDGKEILKADACTVMVAFDYRAHRSIEVSASWREAIIKYEGANVLQQ
- a CDS encoding transglycosylase domain-containing protein; protein product: MKRPSRQRYRRLFLIALAIPVICLLVFFSARSWLLEKALQKVQRKLDERTGLKLDWRSDGFTGWRTVWITGVSLAPPAGDTLLTIDSVSVVPSIWGALTGTPGISAIHVLKCTLQLVEQDGRSNYSALLKSGKDSTVTTQPSARGTSDYATLLHRLIDQAFALAPQQARLDTIRFIWKRDTAFASLLVPEFRSDRDNLAGMLVDVRTNDRWTLRGSFSQRKEVFDLTIAPAQQQKRLPLSILGWNLTAGFDTLHLALYESDFSKRTLKLKGHVSTEGFFLHHARISDDTIRVEHARFDGLASVKGSTFELDSSSSAELNRIVVRLTAAFEKSQNWKASLRLKTLPLEGSDFFRSLPEGIFETVRDIKADGTLSFHLDIGVDRAVPDSVRFDCGLDRDRFRIRSYGSSGLGRMNGEFIHAVYEYDRFVRSFPVGPSNPAFTPLDQISPYFRNAVLTSEDGSFFYHSGFNEDAFRKSIATNLKQGRFARGGSTISMQLIKNVFLTRKKTVARKAEEALIVWLIERNRITSKDRMFEVYLNIIELGPNVYGIGEAAPFYFSKRPADLSLNESIFLAGLLPRPKAFRYSFDSTGVLKPYLAGYYRIVSNYMLRKNLITQQEFDALVPNVILTGPARDAVVPIDTLQIEEQEELPFENGEVGNE